From Pseudoalteromonas sp. DL-6, one genomic window encodes:
- a CDS encoding GNAT family N-acetyltransferase, which produces MTATAESTDAFSVQHIAPEDISTAASLIYQAYQNDPILQTLLGYNEDNPLDYEKKLRALIREELSSFWQEKQPLIGLYRNDKLKAVACVFESNSQLQAERYWHWRLKLMLSAGYLQTNQLIEKEKTIRDALKPQGNYYFLAFIAVDPHFHGQGFGRTLLKGLDGLLHDNPQSSGMAVFVTRDEHTQFFKSQGFEHFKQLSFNQVKGELLFKVANAQ; this is translated from the coding sequence ATGACAGCCACAGCAGAATCGACAGACGCCTTTAGTGTTCAGCATATTGCACCAGAGGATATAAGCACAGCAGCCAGCCTGATATATCAGGCATATCAAAACGATCCTATTTTACAAACTCTGCTTGGGTATAACGAAGATAACCCGCTCGATTATGAAAAAAAATTACGTGCACTTATTCGTGAAGAACTCAGTAGCTTTTGGCAAGAGAAGCAGCCTTTAATCGGCCTTTACCGTAATGATAAATTAAAAGCGGTTGCCTGTGTATTTGAGTCAAATAGCCAATTACAAGCTGAGCGTTATTGGCATTGGCGATTAAAGCTGATGCTAAGTGCGGGTTATTTACAAACGAATCAATTAATTGAAAAAGAAAAAACCATTCGTGACGCACTAAAGCCGCAAGGGAATTATTACTTTTTAGCATTTATTGCAGTTGATCCACACTTTCACGGGCAAGGGTTTGGTCGCACCTTACTAAAGGGTTTAGATGGCTTATTACATGATAATCCCCAGTCCTCTGGTATGGCGGTATTTGTGACTCGCGACGAGCATACGCAATTTTTTAAATCTCAGGGTTTTGAGCACTTTAAACAACTTTCATTTAACCAAGTTAAGGGTGAATTACTATTTAAAGTTGCTAATGCTCAATAA
- a CDS encoding YqcC family protein, which produces MTEQTQLYLTQLTALLKKHQLWQNEPIDPALLHSSIPFCHDTLTFEQWLQFVFIEKIQQIITMKQALPRNFAIAPMAQMTLTNKSGSEEIISLLTQIDSLLGESDDRTSSAS; this is translated from the coding sequence ATGACTGAGCAAACCCAACTCTATTTAACACAATTAACGGCGCTACTTAAAAAGCATCAGCTTTGGCAAAATGAACCGATTGACCCTGCATTGTTGCATTCAAGTATCCCTTTTTGCCATGATACGCTTACATTTGAACAGTGGTTACAGTTTGTATTTATAGAAAAAATTCAGCAGATTATTACAATGAAACAAGCGTTGCCACGTAATTTTGCAATTGCTCCTATGGCGCAAATGACACTCACTAATAAATCCGGAAGCGAAGAGATTATTTCTTTGTTGACGCAAATAGATTCATTGCTAGGAGAGTCTGATGACAGAACGTCCAGCGCCAGTTGA
- the lipB gene encoding lipoyl(octanoyl) transferase LipB, whose product MNENTLIVRQLGRQRYMPIWQKMQDFTDTRDENTPDEIWLVEHESVFTQGQAGKDEHLLAPGDIEVIKVDRGGQVTYHGPGQQMMYVLFNLRRLKIGVRELVTWLEECIIESLAEHGIDAYAKADAPGVYVNDSKIASLGLRVRRGCSFHGLALNVNMDLSPFLRINPCGYAGMNMVQTKELNGPQNLEAAGQGLVKHMIKKLNATQVKHTEGFENE is encoded by the coding sequence GTGAACGAAAACACCCTAATCGTACGCCAATTGGGTCGTCAGCGTTACATGCCGATTTGGCAAAAAATGCAAGACTTTACCGACACCCGTGATGAAAATACCCCAGATGAAATTTGGCTAGTAGAGCACGAAAGTGTATTTACTCAAGGCCAAGCCGGTAAAGATGAGCACTTGCTCGCCCCAGGTGACATTGAAGTGATTAAAGTGGACCGTGGCGGACAAGTAACTTACCACGGCCCTGGTCAGCAAATGATGTATGTATTATTTAACTTACGTCGTTTAAAAATTGGCGTACGAGAGCTGGTAACTTGGCTTGAGGAATGTATTATTGAATCCCTTGCTGAGCACGGTATTGATGCATACGCAAAAGCCGATGCACCCGGTGTTTACGTTAACGACAGCAAAATTGCCTCTTTAGGTTTACGAGTTCGTCGTGGCTGCTCATTTCATGGCTTAGCATTAAATGTTAACATGGACTTAAGTCCATTTTTACGCATCAACCCATGCGGTTATGCGGGCATGAATATGGTGCAAACTAAAGAATTAAATGGCCCTCAAAACCTTGAAGCAGCAGGTCAGGGGCTGGTAAAACACATGATCAAAAAGCTTAATGCAACACAGGTTAAGCATACTGAAGGGTTTGAAAACGAATGA
- the syd gene encoding SecY-interacting protein, producing the protein MSVAMQLAQLHQRFSEKTIKNTQKQPLIAHDEQWPSPCEIGTADENGMIQWQAVVREPVGSLTNLANALELEFPDELSQFYGHMFAGSILASVDGHQVELLQAWNEDDFDLLQQNITGHVLMKRKLKQAPSVFIGLTDQDDLLVTVLVETGEVCLEYVGKKPHHVLANNLSEFIATLTV; encoded by the coding sequence ATGTCTGTTGCAATGCAATTAGCCCAACTTCACCAACGCTTTAGTGAAAAAACCATCAAAAATACACAAAAGCAGCCACTCATTGCCCACGATGAGCAATGGCCAAGCCCTTGTGAAATAGGCACAGCCGATGAGAACGGTATGATCCAATGGCAAGCGGTAGTGAGGGAGCCTGTAGGTTCACTCACTAACCTCGCTAACGCATTAGAGCTTGAATTTCCTGATGAACTTAGCCAGTTTTATGGCCATATGTTTGCTGGCAGTATTTTAGCCAGCGTTGATGGTCATCAAGTGGAATTATTACAAGCGTGGAATGAGGATGATTTTGACTTACTGCAACAAAATATCACGGGTCATGTTTTAATGAAGCGAAAGCTAAAGCAAGCGCCGAGCGTTTTTATTGGTTTAACTGATCAAGATGATTTACTTGTTACGGTATTAGTGGAAACAGGGGAAGTGTGCTTAGAATATGTAGGTAAAAAGCCGCATCATGTGTTGGCTAATAACCTCAGTGAGTTTATTGCTACATTAACAGTTTAA
- a CDS encoding Zn-ribbon-containing protein: MFVVDLTFDCYQDTTLEQAEQAINRLVNALRFNGQIIGEEFPTVLKDGYFITRVMCPTEDAMHPLNNSAFVKHSVEKLHDAGLLAPKVKIIGQDIHSNGADGCKDPSSYILYTTYVHTCSPLYCGDDFLPVPLFNIPAIANGDYKTLIKWQEDWQACDQIQINGATRCEFPALEEIASTQSDLYRRGKDISKRISFLTKKPVYYYLYRVGGVDKASELERKCPSCQGEWKLPEPWFGLFDFRCEPCGLVSNISWDFQ; this comes from the coding sequence ATGTTTGTTGTTGATTTAACATTTGATTGCTACCAAGACACCACCTTAGAGCAAGCCGAGCAAGCAATAAACCGCTTGGTAAATGCATTACGTTTTAATGGCCAAATCATTGGAGAAGAATTTCCTACGGTGTTAAAAGATGGCTATTTTATAACACGCGTTATGTGTCCGACCGAAGACGCTATGCACCCTCTTAACAACAGTGCATTTGTAAAGCACAGTGTTGAAAAGCTTCATGATGCAGGCTTGTTAGCACCAAAGGTGAAAATAATAGGTCAAGACATTCACTCAAACGGTGCCGATGGTTGTAAAGATCCCTCAAGCTATATTTTATATACTACGTATGTGCATACCTGCAGCCCACTGTATTGTGGCGATGACTTTTTGCCCGTTCCGCTATTTAATATTCCAGCAATTGCTAATGGCGATTATAAAACCCTGATTAAATGGCAAGAAGATTGGCAAGCATGCGATCAAATTCAAATTAATGGCGCAACTCGCTGTGAATTTCCTGCACTAGAGGAAATAGCCAGCACACAAAGTGATTTGTATCGCCGAGGTAAAGATATTAGCAAACGCATCAGCTTTTTAACTAAAAAGCCTGTTTACTATTACTTATATCGTGTAGGTGGTGTCGATAAAGCCTCAGAGCTTGAGCGAAAATGCCCAAGTTGCCAAGGTGAATGGAAATTACCTGAGCCGTGGTTTGGATTATTTGATTTTAGGTGCGAACCGTGTGGTTTAGTGTCTAATATTTCATGGGATTTTCAATAA
- the ybeD gene encoding DUF493 family protein YbeD, with protein MVEPVKNTKFDEYLEYPCPFTFKIMGLANVNLTDQILEKLQPIAPGDYAPKVKPSSKGNYESVTLVATVTSGTHIEEIYNVISNIDDVRHML; from the coding sequence GTGGTTGAACCTGTTAAAAACACTAAATTTGATGAGTACTTAGAGTACCCTTGCCCGTTTACATTTAAAATAATGGGTCTTGCAAACGTAAACTTAACTGATCAAATTTTAGAAAAGTTACAACCTATCGCTCCGGGTGATTATGCGCCAAAAGTAAAACCGAGCAGTAAAGGTAACTATGAGTCAGTCACTTTAGTGGCCACAGTAACCAGTGGAACTCATATCGAAGAAATTTATAACGTGATCAGCAACATCGATGACGTACGCCATATGCTTTAA
- a CDS encoding flavodoxin, producing the protein MAHISIFVGSVYGGAERLSEQISDTIEQAGHQVSVFSAPSLEDLKNASHILIVTSTTGQGDIPANLAELYNQLNNTFPMLTNKPFGIVAMGDRSYGDTFCAAGRSFDELLRDLQAKPVGNRLEIDACEDFEPWPVTEPWLQTWLGKLPS; encoded by the coding sequence ATGGCACATATTAGTATTTTTGTAGGCAGCGTGTATGGTGGTGCTGAACGCTTAAGTGAGCAAATAAGTGATACCATTGAGCAAGCCGGCCATCAGGTAAGCGTATTTTCAGCGCCAAGTTTAGAAGATCTAAAAAATGCATCGCATATTTTAATTGTCACCTCAACAACAGGACAAGGCGATATACCCGCTAATTTGGCAGAGCTTTATAATCAGCTTAACAACACCTTTCCAATGTTAACGAATAAGCCATTTGGCATTGTGGCTATGGGTGATAGAAGTTATGGTGATACGTTTTGCGCAGCAGGGCGTAGCTTTGATGAACTATTACGTGACTTACAAGCCAAACCTGTAGGTAATCGATTAGAAATTGATGCCTGTGAAGATTTTGAGCCTTGGCCTGTCACCGAGCCTTGGTTACAAACTTGGCTTGGTAAATTACCCTCTTAA
- a CDS encoding DUF2789 domain-containing protein, which yields MDTTKHTINTLFAQLGLPDSDAQIDAFIASHSITDTTLLQDAPFWDEAQQHFIAESLAVDGDWSEVIDELDVRLRQK from the coding sequence ATGGATACAACAAAACATACTATTAATACCTTGTTCGCCCAACTAGGACTGCCGGATTCGGATGCGCAAATAGATGCATTTATTGCCTCGCACTCCATTACCGATACAACCTTGTTGCAAGATGCTCCCTTTTGGGATGAAGCCCAACAACATTTCATTGCCGAATCGCTAGCGGTTGATGGCGATTGGAGTGAAGTAATAGATGAATTAGACGTACGTCTTCGTCAAAAATAA
- a CDS encoding DUF3301 domain-containing protein, translated as MASLWTFILIGAVIYFFWLNRKIAEAANVHAKRQSEQLQVQLMSVACSKRRFGILKSGKPGMKSEFIFEFSSDGENAYQGVLFMEDEKLKSVVVPPHKI; from the coding sequence ATGGCTAGTTTATGGACGTTCATACTTATTGGGGCTGTAATTTATTTTTTTTGGCTAAATCGTAAAATAGCCGAAGCAGCGAACGTTCATGCCAAACGCCAAAGCGAGCAATTGCAGGTGCAACTAATGAGCGTGGCCTGCAGCAAACGCCGGTTTGGCATTTTAAAAAGTGGTAAACCGGGCATGAAAAGCGAATTTATTTTTGAATTTTCAAGCGATGGTGAAAATGCTTATCAGGGAGTGCTGTTTATGGAAGATGAAAAACTGAAAAGCGTGGTCGTGCCACCACATAAAATATAA
- a CDS encoding DUF3549 family protein — translation MSEHIATLGQLLDGAGTQWRAFDIGRHITKLDKQQFLAVEQAQVPYPYPLAGHAWLAIQFWDSKASKEPYVWFLKFPLDEQSKLVSASRDHFADMVIQALGTEITGEQADGKLDNNPYVFTPNTNKLAAFNAQVKVLLKQPASQYYEHAQLYFSGQIGFDNWQSVALQGIADFAYRLNSTDNLKHLHAAWPKLPIEVLQPLSAMLEHIEIPPMFSELLLSYGQTALSNNDVVAASAALRAISSGQATGLSAQLVDCALESALGHDSDILLTIAGRCFKQLEEPQRLHVFMDNCAHHEKIAELFPSIFADLVAIPTIRPHLLALLRKENRSETLARAIGRLFS, via the coding sequence ATGAGTGAACATATAGCCACATTAGGCCAGCTTTTAGACGGTGCAGGCACTCAATGGCGTGCTTTTGACATTGGCAGGCACATTACCAAGCTTGATAAACAACAATTTTTAGCTGTTGAACAAGCGCAAGTTCCTTACCCTTACCCATTAGCAGGCCATGCATGGCTAGCAATTCAGTTTTGGGATAGTAAAGCCAGTAAAGAACCTTATGTTTGGTTTTTAAAATTTCCACTTGATGAACAAAGTAAACTTGTTAGTGCCAGCCGCGACCATTTTGCAGATATGGTAATTCAAGCACTAGGAACAGAAATAACCGGCGAGCAAGCCGATGGCAAACTCGATAATAACCCGTACGTATTTACTCCTAACACAAATAAATTAGCAGCGTTTAATGCGCAAGTTAAAGTGTTATTAAAACAACCAGCTTCACAGTATTACGAACATGCCCAGCTTTATTTTAGTGGCCAGATTGGTTTTGATAATTGGCAAAGTGTGGCGCTACAAGGCATTGCTGATTTTGCTTATCGCCTTAACAGTACTGATAACTTAAAGCACTTACACGCTGCATGGCCTAAGTTACCTATTGAAGTATTACAGCCATTAAGCGCAATGCTTGAACACATCGAAATACCACCCATGTTTAGTGAGTTATTGTTAAGTTATGGGCAAACCGCGCTTAGCAATAATGATGTTGTTGCGGCTAGTGCAGCTCTTCGCGCTATATCATCCGGACAAGCAACGGGGCTTAGTGCACAACTTGTTGACTGCGCTTTAGAGTCAGCACTTGGGCACGATTCAGATATTTTATTAACTATTGCCGGTCGCTGCTTTAAACAGTTAGAAGAGCCACAGCGTTTGCATGTATTTATGGATAACTGTGCACATCATGAAAAAATAGCTGAGTTATTTCCCAGCATTTTTGCAGATTTAGTTGCAATTCCAACTATTCGCCCACATTTATTAGCTTTACTACGTAAAGAAAACAGAAGCGAGACGTTAGCTCGCGCAATTGGAAGGTTATTCTCTTAA
- a CDS encoding NTP transferase domain-containing protein — protein MKKHQLSLIVLAGGLGSRFGGNKQIAEIPGLNCTIMELSIIDAHAAGVTQVVLIINQAVRSEIERTILPRLPSDLDVVLVEQHIEQVPEQFKATLCQRVKPWGTGHALLCAKAHINNPAIVITADDYYGASSFLLLSEHFKKSAEWAMVGYPIIDTLSEHGGVNRGVCNIANGKLVAVTEYLNIQQESEHIFGDNPQGLREKVSPNALGSMSFWGITPCLFDYLEQGFTAFLAQYNTATQQEYFLPNQIEQVIKTNAQTVFIYTARESWYGVTYKAELVNIAAHLRALRQV, from the coding sequence ATGAAAAAACATCAACTGAGTTTGATTGTACTTGCGGGTGGCTTAGGTAGTCGCTTTGGTGGCAATAAACAAATTGCAGAGATTCCAGGGCTAAATTGCACTATTATGGAGCTGAGTATTATTGATGCGCATGCTGCAGGCGTGACGCAGGTGGTGCTGATCATAAACCAAGCGGTACGTAGTGAAATAGAGCGTACTATTTTGCCCCGATTACCTAGTGATCTTGATGTGGTGCTGGTGGAGCAACACATTGAACAGGTGCCCGAACAATTTAAAGCAACACTTTGCCAGCGAGTAAAGCCTTGGGGCACAGGTCATGCTCTGTTGTGTGCCAAAGCCCACATTAATAACCCCGCTATTGTGATCACTGCAGACGATTATTATGGCGCGTCTTCATTTTTATTGCTTAGTGAGCATTTCAAAAAAAGCGCTGAATGGGCAATGGTAGGGTATCCGATTATTGATACTCTTTCTGAGCATGGTGGTGTTAATCGTGGGGTATGTAATATTGCGAATGGAAAGCTTGTTGCCGTAACCGAGTATTTGAATATTCAACAAGAGTCTGAGCATATTTTTGGTGATAACCCACAGGGTTTACGTGAAAAAGTTAGCCCAAATGCGCTTGGCTCTATGAGCTTTTGGGGGATAACCCCTTGCTTGTTTGATTATTTAGAGCAAGGCTTTACAGCGTTTTTAGCACAATACAATACCGCTACACAACAAGAATATTTTTTGCCTAACCAAATTGAACAGGTAATAAAAACCAATGCACAAACTGTTTTTATTTATACCGCCCGCGAGTCTTGGTATGGTGTGACCTATAAAGCAGAGCTTGTGAATATTGCTGCACACTTACGTGCATTACGCCAAGTATAA
- the truC gene encoding tRNA pseudouridine(65) synthase TruC produces MTERPAPVEYGELNILYQDEHYVAIDKPSGLLVHRSFLDKHETQFAMQMLRDQLGQHVFPVHRLDRPTSGVLLFALSSEAARDMNQLFIEGTIAKRYLALVRGFAPESVFLDKPLKEELDKIADKFADQDKAAQEAQTQFNCLYQAALPIPIGKYPTVRYSLVECFPKTGRKHQIRRHLKHLSLPIIGDVNHGDNQHNQFFREHFSLRRLMLFATELRFVHPYSNESIIIKAPLGDAMLSICNQLGWPSEEKDY; encoded by the coding sequence ATGACAGAACGTCCAGCGCCAGTTGAATACGGTGAATTGAACATTCTCTATCAAGATGAGCATTATGTAGCGATTGATAAACCATCGGGCTTGCTCGTTCATCGCTCCTTTTTAGATAAACATGAAACTCAATTTGCAATGCAAATGCTGCGCGACCAACTCGGTCAGCATGTGTTTCCTGTGCATCGCCTTGATAGGCCGACATCGGGTGTGTTGCTGTTTGCTTTAAGCTCAGAAGCCGCGCGTGATATGAATCAGTTGTTTATTGAGGGTACGATTGCAAAGCGTTATTTAGCTTTAGTACGCGGATTTGCGCCGGAATCTGTTTTTTTAGATAAACCGTTAAAAGAAGAGCTAGACAAAATCGCTGATAAATTTGCCGATCAGGATAAGGCTGCTCAAGAAGCACAAACACAGTTTAATTGTTTGTATCAAGCTGCGTTGCCTATCCCTATAGGAAAATACCCAACAGTTAGGTATTCTTTGGTAGAGTGTTTCCCTAAAACAGGGCGTAAACATCAAATTCGCCGCCATTTAAAGCATTTGTCGTTACCGATAATTGGCGACGTTAATCATGGTGATAACCAGCACAATCAGTTTTTTAGAGAACACTTTTCTCTTAGAAGATTAATGTTATTTGCTACAGAACTGCGTTTTGTTCATCCTTATAGTAATGAATCGATAATAATTAAAGCGCCACTAGGTGATGCAATGTTGAGTATTTGCAACCAGTTAGGGTGGCCAAGCGAAGAAAAGGATTATTAA
- a CDS encoding aminoglycoside phosphotransferase family protein — translation MSSTPLAAFLSARFGMEDPILSFKPIGSGHINTTMLLKSTQQVLVLQKLNTVVFPKPQQLVDNARLIEKHLSNKQQLGEFNLVILHHVPTVKQEYLVQAEEGTWRALELIDDSYSEDVVNTSAQAYTAANAFGQFAAALADFDASKLHAVIPDFHNLAMRFASFKQLVSHNPQQRLANCQAEVDFCLTQLSLVDELSALTGEIPVRACHNDTKINNMLFCSHSSAAKAVIDLDTCMPGYWLNDFGDMVRTFCCAEQEDSTALDKVRVREDIFAAIVKGYVEPLKHILTAAEKQSFWLGAKVMPFMIGLRFLTDYLDGDNYFTTKYDTHNLDRARNQFALYRDIVSKKQVLQALLNNA, via the coding sequence ATGAGTTCAACCCCATTAGCAGCCTTTTTATCAGCGCGTTTTGGTATGGAAGATCCAATACTTAGTTTTAAACCAATAGGCAGTGGGCATATTAATACCACCATGTTGTTAAAGTCGACGCAGCAAGTGCTGGTGTTACAAAAGCTTAATACAGTGGTTTTTCCAAAGCCACAACAGTTGGTCGATAATGCCAGGCTGATTGAAAAACACTTAAGCAATAAGCAGCAATTAGGTGAATTTAATTTAGTTATTTTGCATCATGTGCCAACAGTTAAGCAGGAATATTTAGTTCAAGCAGAAGAGGGCACATGGCGAGCACTTGAACTAATTGACGATAGCTACAGTGAAGATGTAGTAAACACCTCTGCGCAAGCATATACAGCTGCAAATGCATTTGGCCAATTTGCTGCGGCTTTAGCTGATTTTGATGCGAGTAAGTTGCATGCAGTGATCCCTGACTTTCATAATTTAGCTATGCGGTTTGCGTCATTTAAACAGCTTGTTAGCCACAATCCACAGCAACGATTAGCAAATTGCCAAGCAGAGGTTGATTTTTGTTTAACACAACTTTCATTGGTTGATGAGCTAAGCGCATTAACCGGTGAAATTCCTGTTCGTGCATGCCATAACGATACTAAAATTAATAACATGTTATTTTGCTCACACTCAAGCGCAGCTAAAGCGGTGATTGATTTAGACACCTGTATGCCAGGATATTGGCTCAATGATTTTGGCGACATGGTAAGAACGTTTTGCTGTGCGGAGCAAGAAGACTCTACCGCACTTGATAAGGTACGTGTACGAGAAGATATTTTTGCAGCAATTGTCAAAGGCTATGTTGAGCCACTTAAACATATTTTAACCGCAGCAGAAAAACAAAGCTTTTGGTTAGGTGCTAAAGTAATGCCGTTTATGATTGGTTTACGATTTTTAACTGACTACCTTGATGGCGATAATTATTTTACCACTAAATATGACACGCATAATTTAGACAGAGCAAGAAATCAGTTTGCTTTGTATCGCGATATTGTCAGTAAAAAGCAAGTATTGCAGGCTTTATTAAATAACGCCTAG
- the lipA gene encoding lipoyl synthase → MNKPVKMEPGVKLRDAEKMALIPVKVLPTEKTEMLRKPEWLKIRLPKSTERIDGIKQAMRKHGLHSVCEEASCPNLSECFNHGTATFMILGAICTRRCPFCDVAHGRPLKPDAAEPEKLALTIKDMKLSYVVITSVDRDDLRDGGAQHFADCIREIRKHNPEITIEILVPDFRGRMDRALEILIETPPDVFNHNLETAPRLYKLARPGADYKWSLELLRRFKEAHPEVKTKSGLMVGLGEEISEIEEVLRDLRAHNVDMLTVGQYLQPSKHHLPVKRYVPPAEFDALKEYADEIGFTHAASGPFVRSSYHADQQAAGKEVK, encoded by the coding sequence ATGAATAAACCAGTCAAAATGGAACCAGGTGTAAAACTACGCGACGCAGAAAAAATGGCGTTGATCCCCGTTAAGGTTCTACCTACAGAAAAAACTGAAATGCTACGTAAGCCTGAATGGCTTAAGATTCGCTTACCTAAATCGACTGAGCGTATAGACGGTATTAAACAAGCAATGCGTAAGCATGGCTTACATTCAGTGTGTGAAGAGGCCTCGTGCCCTAATCTATCTGAGTGTTTTAACCACGGTACAGCCACCTTTATGATTTTAGGAGCTATTTGTACACGTCGCTGCCCATTTTGTGACGTTGCTCATGGTCGCCCATTAAAACCAGATGCGGCAGAGCCTGAAAAGCTGGCACTGACCATTAAAGACATGAAGTTAAGCTATGTGGTTATTACTTCAGTAGACCGTGATGATTTACGTGATGGCGGTGCTCAGCACTTTGCTGATTGTATTCGCGAAATTCGTAAGCACAATCCAGAAATCACCATTGAGATATTAGTCCCTGATTTTCGTGGTCGTATGGACAGAGCACTCGAAATTTTAATTGAAACGCCGCCAGACGTATTTAACCACAACCTAGAAACAGCGCCACGTTTATACAAACTTGCGCGCCCAGGTGCCGATTATAAATGGTCTCTTGAGTTATTACGTCGTTTTAAAGAAGCGCATCCTGAGGTTAAAACCAAATCTGGCTTAATGGTTGGCCTTGGTGAAGAAATTAGCGAAATCGAGGAAGTACTTCGCGATTTACGTGCTCATAACGTTGATATGCTAACTGTAGGCCAATACCTGCAACCGTCTAAGCATCATTTACCCGTTAAGCGTTACGTGCCACCTGCTGAATTTGACGCACTAAAAGAATATGCTGATGAAATTGGCTTTACTCATGCGGCTTCAGGCCCATTTGTACGTTCAAGCTATCACGCTGATCAACAAGCGGCAGGTAAAGAAGTAAAGTAA